In Deferribacteraceae bacterium V6Fe1, one genomic interval encodes:
- a CDS encoding GAF domain-containing sensor histidine kinase, which yields MKKDIFDILVEISEIMNSIFETDELIPQILNITEKFLNVKRVSLMLIEDNKLKIIAATNLPVNFKEIEIPVGEGISGRVAMTGEPVIVNNESSCEDELGYKAKSYLSFPLKVRDKVIGVLNLTDKENDFFNNTDVKIAGYIASQCALAINRFSLYEEKKKTDHLKVIGKFTSSIAHDIKNLLQIVQSYIELMEIEMEGESEIKLYIDSICTEVKLIHGLTLDILDFANKQINLKKSRVRLSDFLSEIKKHTDILTNLTPIKFEMSFEEDTKFECDKEKLFRVFFNLINNSIEAVGENGNIRLDVKKEDGYLMFELFDDGKGIKKDNIDKIFDPFFTSGKMKGTGLGLAVVKEIVQAHNGVITVESEENKYTKFTVRIPIV from the coding sequence TTGAAGAAAGATATTTTTGACATACTTGTAGAAATTTCAGAAATAATGAATTCTATTTTTGAGACGGATGAGCTTATCCCTCAAATCCTTAATATTACTGAAAAATTTTTAAACGTGAAAAGAGTATCTTTGATGCTTATTGAGGATAACAAGCTTAAAATAATTGCGGCAACAAACCTCCCTGTAAACTTTAAAGAGATAGAGATACCTGTAGGCGAAGGGATTAGCGGGCGTGTTGCCATGACCGGCGAGCCTGTTATTGTAAACAATGAATCTTCCTGTGAAGATGAGTTAGGATACAAGGCTAAATCTTACCTCTCATTTCCGTTGAAGGTAAGGGATAAGGTCATAGGTGTTTTAAATTTGACTGACAAAGAAAACGATTTTTTTAATAATACCGATGTTAAAATAGCAGGGTATATTGCTTCACAGTGTGCGCTTGCCATAAATAGATTCTCTTTGTATGAAGAGAAGAAGAAAACAGATCATTTGAAGGTAATTGGAAAGTTTACAAGTTCTATTGCTCACGATATTAAAAATTTACTTCAGATTGTTCAAAGTTATATTGAGCTTATGGAAATAGAGATGGAAGGGGAGTCTGAAATAAAGCTTTACATTGACTCTATTTGCACTGAGGTAAAGCTTATCCATGGTCTGACTCTGGACATCCTTGACTTTGCTAACAAACAGATAAATCTTAAAAAGAGCAGAGTTAGATTGAGCGATTTCCTAAGCGAGATAAAAAAACACACTGACATTCTTACCAACTTGACACCCATAAAATTTGAAATGTCTTTTGAAGAGGATACTAAATTTGAGTGTGATAAAGAGAAACTTTTTAGGGTATTTTTTAATCTTATCAATAATTCTATTGAAGCAGTAGGAGAAAATGGTAATATTAGATTAGATGTTAAGAAGGAAGATGGATATTTGATGTTTGAATTGTTTGATGACGGTAAAGGGATAAAAAAGGATAATATCGACAAGATATTTGATCCTTTTTTTACTTCAGGCAAAATGAAAGGCACAGGTTTGGGACTTGCTGTAGTAAAAGAGATTGTTCAGGCTCATAATGGAGTTATAACTGTTGAATCTGAAGAGAATAAATATACCAAATTTACAGTGAGGATACCTATTGTCTGA
- a CDS encoding DUF342 domain-containing protein — MSDIVGIVSKTTKDEFLRILRDVYHLKNDEFSVTESDEQYKAEINVSRDIPGVFRIKLTDDDMRAYLSVYPPVNQGKKVNIEEIYSELEALGIKTGLKREAIKESVTIAEFGNIVENVKIAIGVEPIDGKDAKLIKHYEEKVEKKEIKADEKVDYKDIVNIINVKEGELLITKRPPTKGVPGVTVKGVEIPPKEGKDIEITVLDGAREENFKYYAAIDGHVDFKNNKLAVYPLYKVKDVDYRVGNINFNGTVYVTGDVLYGFKIEAQKDVIVDGICDDCTIIAGERIEIKGGIKGKGKNLFKAKKEFIGGYIEEANIYCEGDVYIKKYSYNSNIYSKGKIWAVENRGIVAGGYIQAYSEIECMTLGAKGVSNFTVRVGEDYTFEATLGEKEEYLGKINQALEKASEALSKVDLKSQATISNPKIVKLLEYKRDLLIKRDEIVKEVEQLRSKMRYKKPKIRVKDIVYEGTVIQMYDRKLKIKERLESVLFFLEPKYEDIGWISLKEVDNFEQ; from the coding sequence TTGTCTGATATTGTTGGGATTGTATCAAAAACCACAAAGGATGAGTTTCTTAGAATTTTGCGTGATGTTTACCACTTAAAGAATGATGAGTTTTCTGTCACGGAATCGGATGAGCAATATAAGGCGGAGATAAATGTCAGCAGAGATATCCCCGGTGTTTTTAGAATAAAGTTAACTGACGATGATATGCGTGCTTATTTGTCGGTTTATCCTCCGGTCAATCAGGGTAAAAAGGTAAACATTGAAGAGATTTATAGTGAATTGGAAGCTCTTGGTATCAAGACAGGGCTGAAAAGGGAAGCGATAAAGGAAAGTGTCACTATCGCAGAGTTTGGAAATATAGTTGAAAATGTAAAAATTGCTATCGGGGTTGAGCCTATAGATGGCAAAGATGCAAAGCTTATAAAACATTATGAGGAAAAAGTTGAAAAGAAAGAGATAAAGGCTGACGAAAAGGTTGATTATAAAGATATTGTTAACATTATTAACGTGAAAGAGGGGGAGCTTTTAATTACAAAAAGACCTCCCACAAAAGGGGTGCCAGGGGTTACCGTTAAAGGGGTTGAGATACCACCAAAAGAGGGGAAAGATATTGAAATCACAGTATTAGATGGTGCAAGGGAAGAAAACTTTAAATATTATGCTGCAATTGACGGTCATGTAGATTTTAAAAATAATAAGCTAGCTGTCTACCCTCTTTATAAAGTTAAAGATGTGGATTATAGAGTGGGGAATATTAATTTTAACGGCACGGTTTATGTTACAGGTGATGTACTATACGGGTTTAAAATTGAGGCTCAAAAGGATGTTATCGTTGACGGCATATGTGATGATTGCACTATTATTGCAGGAGAGAGGATTGAAATTAAAGGTGGTATAAAGGGGAAGGGGAAAAATCTTTTTAAAGCAAAAAAAGAATTTATAGGCGGATATATCGAGGAAGCAAATATATATTGCGAAGGGGATGTTTATATAAAAAAATACAGTTATAACAGCAATATATATAGTAAAGGTAAAATCTGGGCAGTGGAAAATAGAGGCATTGTGGCAGGCGGTTATATTCAGGCTTATAGTGAGATCGAATGTATGACACTTGGTGCCAAAGGGGTTTCCAATTTTACCGTTAGGGTGGGAGAGGATTATACATTTGAAGCTACTTTAGGAGAAAAAGAAGAATATCTGGGAAAAATAAATCAGGCGCTGGAAAAGGCAAGTGAGGCGCTTTCAAAGGTAGATTTGAAATCCCAAGCTACCATTTCCAACCCGAAAATAGTAAAGCTATTGGAATACAAGCGGGATTTATTAATAAAGAGGGATGAAATCGTAAAAGAGGTTGAGCAGTTGAGAAGTAAAATGAGATATAAAAAACCAAAAATAAGAGTCAAAGATATTGTTTATGAAGGGACTGTAATTCAAATGTATGATAGGAAATTGAAGATTAAAGAGAGATTGGAATCGGTATTATTCTTTTTAGAGCCAAAGTATGAAGATATAGGTTGGATTAGTTTGAAAGAGGTTGATAATTTTGAGCAATAA
- a CDS encoding pyridoxal phosphate-dependent aminotransferase, producing MKFDIAKSGSGLTYEIRNIVRVAEELMKSGRQVYFENIGDPVIKGEKIPVWMKDIIKEVIDEDLSFAYSPTKGVLSTREFLAEQVNKKGGVQITPEDIIFFNGLGDAIARSYSSMRVDARVIMPEPTYSTHLLAEVLHASFPPNTYKMNPYNNWHPDMNELERKVKSHNSIVGILVINPDNPTGFVYPEETLRKIVEIAKKYDLFLVFDEIYNNMTYNGQKTVSLCEIIGDVPGMSMKGISKECPWPGARCGWIEVYNADKDPAFKRLIDAILNQKMAEVCSTTLPQMAIPKLMSHPEYNNYVKERVVHYEKLSNIAYNILKDVPYTIVNRTNGAFYMTVAFNEAVLNSKQHLKIEDDNVRSFVEKITGDNIELDKRFVYYLLGSTGICVVPLTSFFTSLPGFRMTLLEKDVDKFEANMKVLAKSIVEYVESAK from the coding sequence ATGAAATTTGATATCGCTAAAAGCGGGAGCGGCTTAACTTATGAAATAAGGAACATAGTTAGAGTGGCTGAAGAGCTGATGAAAAGTGGAAGGCAGGTTTATTTTGAAAATATCGGAGACCCTGTGATTAAGGGGGAGAAGATACCTGTTTGGATGAAGGATATTATAAAAGAAGTTATTGACGAGGATTTGTCATTTGCGTACTCACCTACAAAAGGGGTTTTAAGCACAAGAGAGTTTCTTGCTGAGCAAGTTAATAAAAAGGGCGGAGTACAGATAACTCCTGAGGATATTATATTTTTTAACGGGTTAGGGGATGCCATTGCAAGAAGTTATAGCTCAATGAGGGTTGATGCACGGGTAATAATGCCTGAGCCTACGTATTCCACACATTTGCTTGCGGAAGTTCTTCATGCGTCCTTTCCCCCAAATACATATAAAATGAATCCTTATAACAATTGGCATCCTGATATGAACGAGCTTGAAAGAAAGGTTAAAAGCCATAATTCCATAGTGGGTATTTTGGTTATTAATCCTGATAACCCTACCGGTTTTGTGTATCCGGAAGAAACTTTGAGAAAAATTGTTGAGATAGCCAAAAAGTATGATCTGTTTCTTGTTTTTGACGAGATTTATAACAACATGACATATAACGGTCAGAAAACAGTTTCATTGTGTGAGATAATTGGGGATGTGCCGGGGATGAGTATGAAGGGGATTTCAAAAGAATGTCCATGGCCTGGTGCAAGATGCGGATGGATTGAAGTTTATAATGCGGATAAAGACCCTGCTTTTAAAAGATTGATAGATGCAATTTTAAATCAAAAAATGGCGGAAGTATGCTCGACTACCCTTCCTCAAATGGCGATTCCAAAGCTTATGTCTCATCCAGAGTATAACAATTATGTTAAAGAGAGGGTAGTTCATTATGAGAAGCTTTCAAATATTGCTTACAATATTTTGAAAGATGTGCCTTATACTATAGTCAATAGGACTAATGGTGCATTTTATATGACTGTTGCTTTTAATGAGGCGGTGCTTAACAGTAAACAACATTTGAAAATAGAGGATGATAATGTAAGAAGCTTTGTGGAAAAGATTACCGGTGACAATATTGAGCTTGACAAACGGTTTGTCTATTACTTGCTCGGTTCAACAGGGATATGTGTTGTCCCTCTTACATCTTTCTTTACAAGTCTGCCCGGATTTAGAATGACACTTCTCGAGAAAGATGTAGATAAATTTGAAGCCAATATGAAAGTATTGGCAAAATCAATAGTAGAATACGTGGAATCTGCAAAATAA
- the mqnC gene encoding dehypoxanthine futalosine cyclase, with the protein MNRLKYKISKEEAVELFNSTDLLTIGSKADAVRRELHPGNRVTFVIDRNINYTNVCSCRCKFCGFYRDETDSDAYVISDEDLFKKIDETIELKGTQILIQGGLNKSLKIDYYENLLKKIKDRYDIWIHGFSPPEIYHIADTSNLSIEDVLKRLIDKGLDSIPGGGAELLVDSERVRISPNKINSEKWLNVMRVAHNLGLKTTATMMFKKGDSIEYILEHMEKIRNLQEETGGFTAFIPWPFQPHNTELGGEAVTATEYLKILALSRIFLYNINNIQVSWVTQGPKIGQIGLFFGGNDFGSLMIEENVVAACGATYSITVEEIVNNIEKAGFRAAQRDMQYNILREF; encoded by the coding sequence ATGAATCGATTGAAATATAAAATTTCCAAAGAAGAGGCTGTTGAGCTTTTTAATTCCACAGACCTTTTAACTATAGGTAGTAAAGCCGATGCGGTCAGAAGAGAACTTCATCCTGGCAATAGGGTAACATTTGTGATAGATAGAAATATCAATTATACAAATGTGTGTTCTTGCAGATGCAAGTTTTGCGGATTTTACAGAGATGAGACAGACAGTGATGCTTATGTAATCTCTGATGAAGATTTGTTTAAGAAAATAGATGAAACCATTGAGCTTAAAGGGACTCAAATTTTAATCCAAGGCGGTTTAAACAAAAGCCTTAAGATAGATTATTATGAAAATCTCTTAAAAAAGATTAAAGACAGATATGATATTTGGATACACGGTTTTTCCCCGCCTGAAATTTATCATATTGCTGATACAAGCAATTTAAGTATTGAAGATGTCTTGAAAAGATTGATAGATAAAGGGCTTGACTCTATTCCGGGTGGTGGTGCAGAGCTTTTGGTTGATAGCGAAAGAGTGAGGATTAGCCCCAACAAAATTAACTCTGAAAAGTGGCTTAATGTTATGAGGGTAGCACATAATCTTGGACTTAAGACGACTGCCACTATGATGTTTAAAAAAGGCGACAGTATTGAATATATTTTGGAGCATATGGAGAAAATTAGAAATTTACAAGAGGAAACAGGCGGTTTTACGGCATTTATCCCATGGCCTTTTCAGCCACACAACACAGAACTTGGCGGTGAGGCTGTTACTGCAACTGAATATTTGAAAATATTGGCGTTATCAAGAATTTTTCTGTATAATATAAATAATATTCAAGTATCGTGGGTAACGCAAGGACCAAAGATAGGGCAAATTGGCCTTTTCTTCGGCGGCAATGATTTTGGAAGCTTGATGATAGAGGAGAATGTGGTGGCCGCATGCGGAGCGACATACAGCATAACTGTTGAAGAAATTGTTAACAATATTGAAAAAGCTGGATTTAGAGCTGCACAAAGGGATATGCAGTACAATATATTGAGGGAATTTTAA
- a CDS encoding metal-dependent hydrolase — protein sequence MKLTFLGHSAFLCSQNSISVLFDPFLKENPVRVGLSSDVKAEYILVSHGHRDHLGDTVELALKHNSKVVSIFEISNYLASKGLNNLVPMNIGGEVQTEFGYVKMVMAIHSSSILDGESVLNGGFPAGFVINFFGKTIYFAGDTALFGDMKLIGDLYDIDIALLPVGGHFTMDTKDALHAIDMLRPKLVIPMHFNTWPVISTGVDSFLKDSESKGVKGVCLDVDESIEI from the coding sequence ATGAAGCTAACTTTTCTTGGTCATTCCGCTTTTCTGTGTTCACAAAATAGTATAAGTGTGCTGTTTGACCCTTTTCTAAAAGAAAACCCTGTGAGAGTAGGATTAAGTAGCGATGTAAAAGCCGAATACATATTAGTAAGTCACGGCCACAGGGACCATTTGGGTGATACAGTTGAGCTGGCATTAAAGCACAATTCAAAAGTAGTATCAATTTTTGAGATTTCAAATTATCTGGCTTCCAAAGGGTTAAACAATCTTGTGCCTATGAATATCGGTGGCGAGGTACAGACTGAATTCGGATATGTAAAAATGGTTATGGCAATTCATTCCTCAAGCATACTGGATGGAGAATCTGTTTTAAACGGAGGATTTCCTGCAGGGTTTGTTATTAACTTTTTCGGGAAGACAATATATTTTGCCGGGGATACGGCATTATTTGGAGATATGAAGCTTATCGGAGATTTATACGATATAGATATTGCGTTGCTTCCTGTGGGCGGACATTTTACAATGGATACAAAAGATGCGCTACATGCAATTGATATGTTAAGACCGAAGTTAGTAATACCGATGCATTTTAATACATGGCCTGTTATAAGTACCGGTGTAGACAGTTTTCTAAAAGACTCAGAAAGTAAAGGGGTAAAAGGGGTTTGCCTTGATGTCGATGAATCGATTGAAATATAA